In a single window of the Gemmatimonadota bacterium genome:
- a CDS encoding LemA family protein — protein sequence MSGILLLVVVGVIVLWMIGAYNRLIALKGQVANAWKQIDVQLKRRHDLIPNLVETVKGALQFERETLEAVVSARTRAVAATGVAATAKAEGELTQALGRLFAVAEAYPDLKSLGNVSQLQEELTSTENKIAFARQHYNDSATQYNVAQQQFPTNLVAGMAKASPAELWEISEPGERDNPKVDISLR from the coding sequence ATGAGCGGCATCCTTCTTCTGGTCGTTGTTGGCGTCATCGTGCTCTGGATGATCGGGGCCTACAACCGGCTGATTGCGCTCAAGGGACAGGTGGCCAATGCCTGGAAGCAGATCGACGTGCAGCTCAAGCGGCGGCACGACCTGATTCCGAACCTCGTCGAAACCGTCAAGGGGGCGCTGCAGTTCGAGCGGGAAACGCTTGAGGCGGTGGTGTCCGCGCGTACGCGTGCCGTCGCGGCGACCGGCGTCGCTGCGACCGCAAAGGCGGAGGGGGAGCTGACCCAGGCGCTCGGGCGGCTCTTCGCCGTCGCCGAGGCGTATCCCGACCTCAAGTCACTGGGCAACGTGTCACAGCTGCAGGAAGAGCTGACCTCGACCGAAAACAAGATTGCCTTTGCGCGACAGCACTACAACGACAGCGCCACGCAGTACAACGTCGCGCAGCAGCAATTCCCGACGAACCTGGTCGCCGGGATGGCCAAGGCATCGCCGGCGGAACTGTGGGAGATTTCCGAGCCGGGGGAACGCGACAATCCCAAGGTCGACATTTCGCTGCGCTAG
- a CDS encoding M48 family metallopeptidase, whose protein sequence is MPARDFVAQQESNRRKSSWLLIGFVFFFAWVGFGGDLALYLATGNSPSGSYRHVVPVVGIVVTLLASGFAWMSWLRGDKQVLWSTHAMELINPATDGQRQLVNVVDEMSIASGQPRPKLFLVPDDDPNAFATGRDPAHASLAVTDGLLTLLDRDELQAVVAHEMGHIARYDTQLMTLVAAMVGSIALLSDGFGRILWHSGSASRGVAGAVGRRGSKNLPVAIIILVLWLITLVLAPIVSRIMAMAISRKREFLADATAAQFTRNPGALARALTKLDGARAPTRAVGRGAAHLCIVDPSDGHFSRLSGMIGNLLASHPPIAERIARLKGMAFQQDDR, encoded by the coding sequence ATGCCCGCGCGCGATTTCGTCGCGCAGCAGGAGTCCAATCGCCGGAAGTCGTCGTGGCTGCTGATCGGCTTCGTCTTCTTTTTCGCCTGGGTCGGATTCGGCGGCGACCTCGCACTCTACCTCGCGACCGGCAACTCGCCGAGTGGGTCGTATCGCCACGTTGTCCCGGTCGTGGGGATCGTGGTCACGCTCCTGGCCTCGGGCTTTGCGTGGATGTCGTGGCTGCGCGGCGACAAGCAGGTTCTCTGGTCGACCCACGCGATGGAGCTGATCAATCCTGCGACCGACGGACAGCGGCAACTGGTGAACGTCGTCGACGAGATGTCGATCGCGTCGGGGCAGCCACGACCGAAGCTTTTTCTGGTGCCGGATGACGATCCCAATGCCTTTGCCACGGGTCGCGATCCTGCGCACGCGTCACTCGCGGTCACCGACGGGCTGCTGACCTTGCTCGATCGCGACGAGTTGCAGGCGGTGGTGGCACACGAGATGGGGCACATCGCACGCTACGACACGCAGCTGATGACGCTGGTGGCCGCGATGGTCGGTTCGATTGCGCTGCTCTCCGATGGCTTTGGCCGGATTCTCTGGCACAGTGGCAGCGCAAGTCGTGGTGTTGCGGGCGCCGTGGGTCGCCGCGGTTCGAAGAACCTTCCCGTGGCGATCATCATCCTGGTGCTCTGGCTCATCACGCTCGTGCTGGCACCGATCGTCTCCCGCATCATGGCGATGGCGATCTCGCGCAAGCGGGAATTTCTCGCCGACGCCACGGCGGCACAGTTCACCCGCAACCCAGGTGCGCTGGCTCGCGCCCTCACCAAACTCGATGGTGCGCGCGCGCCGACGCGCGCCGTGGGCCGTGGTGCCGCGCATCTCTGCATCGTGGACCCGAGTGATGGCCACTTCTCTCGCCTCAGCGGGATGATCGGCAATTTGCTGGCGTCGCACCCGCCGATCGCGGAGAGAATTGCGAGGCTGAAGGGGATGGCGTTTCAACAGGATGACAGATGA
- a CDS encoding helix-turn-helix domain-containing protein, with translation MRPLHVRLLVADPDRDDVALLRAALQAAGHVVLSDDPQHLPAGVSPAPDFVITEGAAQPAPESLESAEARHLAATLRFTGGNKRQAALLLGIARSTLLAKVRKYGLS, from the coding sequence GTGCGCCCCCTCCACGTGCGGCTCCTGGTGGCCGACCCCGATCGCGACGATGTCGCGTTGCTCCGCGCTGCATTGCAGGCCGCGGGACATGTGGTGTTGTCGGATGATCCGCAGCACCTCCCTGCCGGGGTCTCCCCGGCACCCGATTTCGTGATCACGGAAGGGGCCGCGCAACCGGCGCCGGAGTCGCTCGAGAGCGCCGAAGCACGACATCTCGCGGCCACCCTCCGGTTCACCGGGGGCAACAAGCGCCAGGCCGCACTTCTCCTCGGCATTGCCCGCTCCACCCTGCTGGCGAAGGTCCGCAAGTACGGCCTATCCTGA
- a CDS encoding HD domain-containing phosphohydrolase gives MSASSIVDPLSARGPLESDEGGVTTTLIVDDEASVRDSLSRFLTGIGHEVVTAADGAQAVAEIRRRKIACILLDIRLPDSSGLDLVPTLLEHEPFAAILMLTAVNDAHSAALCMQRGAMDYLVKPVDLADLQRAIVRALARRREAIEQAQTQAWLRQEIVQRGADLRRERGNLERISVATLEALVNALEAKDAYLRGHSARVADLSAMVAAEMGLGDEQIEMVRTAGRLHDIGKIGIRDEVINKKGPLTNDEFEHVKSHVAIGAQILSPLTHLREVIAFVRSHHERADGTGYPDGLATNAIPIGARILGAAEIYDALTTARPYQEKMTPDEAVARMRDLVGTVIDADVHRALEAVVARRSTLIFLDDRTLTD, from the coding sequence ATGTCCGCCTCGTCGATCGTCGATCCGCTCTCTGCCAGAGGACCGCTCGAGTCCGACGAAGGGGGCGTGACCACGACTCTCATTGTGGACGACGAGGCATCGGTCAGGGATTCCCTCTCCCGCTTTCTCACCGGGATCGGTCACGAGGTGGTCACCGCAGCCGATGGTGCCCAGGCCGTGGCCGAGATCCGTCGCCGCAAGATTGCCTGCATCCTGCTCGATATCCGGCTGCCCGATTCCTCGGGGCTCGACCTCGTGCCGACCTTGCTGGAGCACGAACCCTTCGCCGCCATCCTGATGCTGACCGCCGTGAACGATGCCCATTCCGCCGCGCTCTGCATGCAGCGCGGGGCGATGGACTACCTCGTCAAGCCGGTCGATCTCGCCGACCTGCAGCGGGCGATCGTCCGCGCACTGGCCCGGCGCCGGGAAGCGATCGAGCAGGCGCAGACCCAGGCCTGGCTCCGGCAGGAGATTGTCCAGCGCGGCGCCGACCTCCGGCGCGAGCGCGGCAATCTCGAGCGGATTTCGGTGGCGACCCTCGAGGCGCTGGTGAACGCCCTCGAGGCCAAGGACGCCTACCTCCGCGGCCACTCGGCGCGGGTCGCCGATCTCTCGGCAATGGTCGCCGCCGAGATGGGACTCGGCGATGAACAGATCGAGATGGTGCGCACCGCGGGGCGGCTGCACGACATCGGCAAGATCGGCATCCGCGATGAGGTGATCAACAAGAAGGGGCCGCTCACCAACGACGAGTTCGAACACGTCAAGAGTCACGTCGCCATCGGTGCGCAGATCCTCTCGCCGCTGACCCATCTGCGCGAAGTGATTGCCTTCGTGCGCTCGCACCACGAACGCGCCGACGGCACCGGCTACCCCGACGGCCTCGCGACCAATGCGATTCCGATCGGCGCCCGCATCCTCGGCGCGGCCGAGATCTACGACGCGCTTACGACCGCGCGGCCCTATCAGGAAAAGATGACGCCCGACGAAGCCGTCGCCCGGATGCGCGACCTCGTCGGCACCGTGATCGACGCCGATGTGCATCGCGCCCTCGAGGCGGTGGTGGCGCGGCGGAGTACGCTGATTTTCCTGGATGACAGGACGCTGACAGACTGA
- a CDS encoding GspH/FimT family pseudopilin → MNRGVTLPELLVALVLIGLLACIGVPRIAAVRDGIRVREEALRLLAALDQARGAAIRIGSDTRLTLADSGYFIVATPADSQVELWRAPGPAGNSVQLTGSGAPLLFGPAGLAVGASNRTLVLTSGRVSRKVVISRLGRISG, encoded by the coding sequence ATGAATCGCGGCGTGACCCTGCCAGAGCTTCTCGTGGCGCTCGTACTTATCGGGCTGCTAGCGTGCATCGGCGTGCCGCGCATCGCGGCGGTGCGCGACGGCATCCGGGTGCGCGAAGAAGCCCTTCGGCTCCTGGCGGCACTCGACCAGGCGCGCGGCGCAGCGATCCGGATCGGCAGCGACACGCGGCTCACCCTTGCCGATTCCGGATATTTCATCGTCGCCACACCGGCCGATTCGCAAGTGGAACTTTGGCGGGCCCCGGGGCCGGCCGGCAATTCCGTGCAGCTCACCGGCAGCGGAGCACCGCTCCTCTTCGGTCCCGCTGGGCTCGCCGTGGGCGCATCGAATCGCACGCTGGTGCTCACCAGCGGCCGGGTGTCCCGGAAAGTGGTGATTTCCCGGCTCGGCCGGATTTCAGGATAG
- a CDS encoding HD domain-containing protein — MKLPRRRRRQRETAGAGVTLPPDFNPTRTMPPPLDLKTLAAGDELQHPLLVLDVIAKTGDHPRTTLVLGNRTGRIETSPFWAGRDDVIRGIGKGMQVQVLGQVTRYRESLQLEVTSLRPLPHGSVPLSDLVPSVGSVEKYWQFVDDLRQKFTAPRLRAVIDLFYADQHFRERYELCPGAPGTGHHAALGGLLQHTCEVISIGRQIARIAHADEELVIAGAMLHDIGKLEAYSWSSGVFETTERGRMIGHVVEGVLMLRDAIHAAAAPPCTPEEQMLLEHLILSHHGQLEYGAPVRPLTLEAEILHTADNASAKTASISDAYASAEYFPGDARVSARKVWQLDGRWLVRLAADFGRDTPNGKDEAADQAS, encoded by the coding sequence ATGAAACTGCCACGTCGGCGTCGCCGCCAACGCGAAACGGCCGGGGCGGGCGTTACACTTCCCCCCGACTTCAACCCGACGCGTACCATGCCGCCACCGCTCGATCTCAAGACGCTCGCCGCAGGCGATGAACTCCAGCACCCGCTCCTCGTGCTCGACGTGATCGCGAAGACGGGCGATCACCCGCGCACCACGCTGGTGCTCGGCAACCGGACCGGACGCATCGAGACCTCGCCGTTCTGGGCGGGTCGCGATGATGTCATTCGCGGCATCGGCAAGGGGATGCAGGTGCAGGTGCTCGGACAGGTCACCCGCTATCGCGAATCGTTGCAACTCGAGGTCACTTCGTTGCGGCCGCTGCCCCACGGGAGCGTGCCGCTCAGCGACCTGGTGCCAAGTGTCGGCTCGGTCGAGAAGTACTGGCAATTCGTCGACGACCTGCGGCAGAAGTTCACGGCTCCGCGCCTCCGCGCGGTGATCGATCTCTTCTATGCCGACCAGCATTTCCGCGAACGCTATGAGCTCTGCCCCGGAGCGCCCGGGACCGGGCACCATGCCGCCCTCGGTGGCCTGCTGCAACACACCTGTGAAGTGATCTCGATCGGCCGCCAGATCGCACGGATCGCGCACGCCGACGAGGAGCTGGTCATTGCCGGTGCGATGCTGCACGACATCGGCAAACTCGAGGCGTATTCCTGGAGCAGCGGCGTCTTCGAAACCACCGAGCGCGGCCGGATGATCGGGCACGTGGTCGAAGGCGTGCTGATGCTGCGCGATGCCATTCACGCGGCTGCGGCACCGCCGTGCACGCCGGAAGAACAGATGCTGCTCGAGCATCTGATCTTGTCACATCACGGGCAGCTCGAATACGGTGCACCGGTGCGCCCGCTCACGCTCGAAGCGGAAATTCTCCACACCGCCGACAATGCCAGCGCGAAGACGGCATCGATCTCCGATGCCTACGCGTCGGCCGAATATTTCCCCGGCGACGCACGCGTCTCGGCACGAAAGGTCTGGCAGCTCGATGGTCGGTGGCTGGTGCGTCTGGCGGCGGACTTCGGGCGCGACACACCCAACGGAAAAGACGAAGCGGCCGATCAGGCGAGCTGA